Below is a genomic region from Deltaproteobacteria bacterium.
AGGGGACCTCTGTCCTTTGGAAGGGGGTGGTCCACTTCCCGATGAGTGCCCAGGCAGACGACCTCCCTCAAAGGGCCGTCATCGCCTATAATTTGACGAGGGGACGTAGACCAGAGCTTGTTGCGATTGCTGAGCTTTTACAAAATGACCAGGTCGCTATCACCTGGCTTCTGGATGATATCCCTCGTGGGAATGCACCATTTCGGACACCGCTCCAGTATGAGCGTCGCTTAGAGGAGATGCTCCCTTTTTTTGAGATCCCTCGATTGAATATTGAATACCAGGGAGGTTCGTACACGATAGCCAGACATCGCGTTTACCTGCCTCGATTCCCCAGAGGCGTGGATCGGTTGATTCACCAGCCGTGGCAGGCACTGTCGCATGGGCTTGAGACATTTCATATGGTGGGAGATGGTGTCCCACGCGCCCTCTCTCTCGGGAAATCGGCACTACTTATTGCAAGTGGTTTGACGGTGTTTGCTTTTATACTTGGGGCGTCTCTTTTGGGAAATGGGTCATTGCAGAAAGGGTTATCAGAAAAAGCCCCCCGAGCACAACAGCCGGAAGACCAAATCGCCCGCGAAACCGGCCTTCAACAAAGGTAAAGATCGACTCGACGAGACCACTCGCAGAGGGCATCCTTTCGACTCGTCCCTCAACAATCTCAGCACCGTTATTCCGTAACGCCTCAAGAGAATAGTCGCGCATCGTGCGGAGCCATCGCCAGGTTTTGTCGAAGGAGGCGGTTTTGAGATTGGAGACAACATTGGCCTCGTGACCTGAAACCACCATCTTGAACCGATCACTAAGCCCATGGAGCTCTCCCAAAGCCATGTCAAATTCCGCCAAATCGGCACGGAGGGTCTCTCTCAACGGGGACTGGAATTTAACAGCCCCTAAGTAATACTGGGCATGGTGTGTGATTTTGGTCCCCCAAGCGACAAACTCGTCATGGGTATAGTCACAAGTTGACGTCAGTTTTTCCCAGACTCTCGACCAGAAGAGAAGCGCGTCGGTATCATTTAATAGGGGCGGCAGATATACCGGTAGTGACATGACACTAGTCATTTCGACGAGGTGTGATAACAGTTGCTGGAAATCACCTCTTTGCGAAGCGACCGATCTTTAAATAGAAGCCGAGGTTGGCGTTTTTGTTCAAGACAGGGTCAATCCTCCCCTCACGTGAGGTCAGGATCGTCTGGACCCCAGGGCCATGACCGGCAAGGTGGGAATTTCCATGGACCACCACCGCAATCGAAATCGCCCCTTTTTTATACGACCAACCAAAGGTCGATTCGTGATCGATGATCGCGACGAAATCACCGAAGCGCAAATTTTCGAGATGGTATTTCTTGAGAACGGATGGATCACTCGTCTGGATATCATAGTCTCCCTTGAACGAATCATTATGCCCAAGGCCCGAACCCATCAGTTCGGCAGGGACACAAGCAACGACCGGAACCATCAGTGATTTTCCTTTGGCCTTGATCGGAATCTTTTTCAAAAGTCTGGGATCGAGCCCCGTGATCGTAATCTCCGCGTAATCGAGGAGCTTGAGCCCTTGTCCGACACCACGAATCAAAATCTTATCGTCATACGAAAGCTTTTCGAGAATGTTGTTTGGGAAATCGATCAGGACATGCTCGACACCGCCATGATGACCGGTCACAGTCCCTTTTTTCCCTTTGGCAGAACCAGAAAGAATCGTTGCCTCATTACCGATACAACTAAAGGCATTGAAGCTTAAATTTGGATTCGAGGTCCTCTTATCATTGAAACCGCCTCCGATACAGGAGACCCCCGGTTCAATGTGATCCGCCTCGAACCCGAAGACCGAATCACCGATTCGAACATTATACGTAATGCCACCGACCGATGGGAAAACCTTCCCTTCTCCTCGACGTGTCACCTCCCATCCGAAGCAAAGCGGCGGGATGATCGAGCCCTGGAGGGCGAAATGGACGAGTTGGGATTCGTTGGTGCGGAGCATAGGCGCCCTTAAATCACTTTTTTAACTATTTGACAAGGAAAGGGATGACCAGTTGGTACCTGGCACCTTTTGGTCCTATGCAGAGAACAGACGAATCTTGGGAAGTTGATTGAAGACCTTATCCAACGACCAGAGCGATATTTTCTTTGCAAAAGAGTGGGTTGCAATGAGACAATCAACAGTCGTCAGAGTAATACCTTTTTCCCGACACTCCAGATAGTAAACTGGCGCTGCATCCCAGATTTCACTTGTTATCAGATCAACAGGAATTGGATCCAGAAGCCCAGTCAGCTTCTTCTGATGAGCCTTGTCTTTTGCTCCCTGAAGGAGTTCTGTCCGAATCAGCGGGTTGATAACCGCTTCTCCCGCCTCCACGATGACTGAAAGCTTGTTCATCAGATCAGGATGGTGGCCCCTCCAGGCGGCAATCCAGACACTTGAATCAACCAAGATCACGGGACCGTCTCATTTTTCGAATATCGGGGTTCCAATTCTCAAAGGAACCGAAGCTCTGGACAAGCCTTTTTCGTCTTCGGAGATCGAGATAGGCCATCAGCGCCTCGCGAATTGCCTGCGTAATTGTCTTTGCTCGAGACTCCCGCATCACCTGGTGCAGGAGATCATCCGAAACATTAACTGATGTCCTCATATGAATAATCTAATGTATTTTTCATACGATTTCAACCACTTTTTCATATAAAATTTTCCCCAGTGCCACTTGGTACCTGGTACCTTTTGGTCAAGAGCCGGCGAGGGGCGCCAACTCTTCTGGGGGTCTTGGAGAGGGGTGATTGTGTCCCAGCATCGACAAAATGGTCACCGGAGAAATAGTTGTCTGATGACTACGGAAAATCCCCTTCACCAGACCCCTAGCAAATAGCTGTCCTTTTCGAACAAATCGTTGTTCGAGATAAAACCATTTTTCGTCCCATGCAATCAGTCGAGTCTGTAGCTGGTATCTTTGAAAAAATCTGAGTGGTTTTTTGTACTGTATCGAGACGTATCCAACCAGCGGCATCCACTTATTCTTAAGACTCAGGCGTCCTATGCCGGTTCGTAAAATGATATCGAATCTTCCGAGATCCATGATCGTTAGGTAACGTCCGTTATTCATATGGAAAAGCGGATCCAAATCATGAGGCCAAACGATAAAGTTCAGAGTTCCCATCTCGAGTGTGCCGAATCGTGGACGAAAAAAGGAGAGCAGGATGACTTTAATTAATCTAAAAAGGAGATTCATTTTTTTCTGGCTACTGACCAGTTGGTACCTGGCACCTTTTGGTCAATAACCCATGGCCGACCCTTCGTCGCGTGGATCGGCGATACCCACCCATTGCCCTTCCGATTTCGCAACCAACTGCACTCGACCGAGCTCCTTTTTAAATGTCAGCTTATGTCCCCGGCCCTGAAGTCCTCCCCTGAAGACCTCCGGGATTCCCCCCTCTTCATGAAAGATCTCATTCGGAAGCCACTGATGATGGACACGAGCCGCCGCGACCGCATTCAGAGGGGCCATGGAGTAGTCGACCGAGTTGACAATCGTCTGAAGGACTCCCGTAATGATCCGACTCCCTCCTGCAGCGCCGAGCGACATCACCAACTCACCCTTTCGATTGAGAACAAGCGTCGGGGTCATGCTGGAGAGGGGGCGCTTGTGCGGCTGAACGGCATTTGCCTCGGCGCCAACCAACCCAAATTCATTCGGCACGCCCGGCTGGGCAGAAAAATCGTCCATCTCGTCGTTCAGGACGATACCGGTCCCCTCCGCCACAATCCCTGAACCAAAGGCGAGATTGATCGTCAGTGTCGTAGCGATCGCATTTCCCCACTGATCGACCACCGAAAAGTGGGTCGTTGATCCACGCCCCATCTGGGTTGCCCATTCCTTAGGCTTCAGCGCCTCACTGTCACCAGCCCTTTCCCCGATCTTCTGGCGGAGCAGCGCCGCATATTCCTTTCCGGTCAGGTGACCCACCGGAACATCGAAAAAATCCGGATCACCGAGATAAAGGGCGCGGTCCGCATAGGCGAGCCGCTCTACCTCGCTCATCAGATGAATCGTTTTGTCAGTCTGTGGCCCCGAGGAGGCGAGGTCATATCCCTCCAACATATTGAGCATCTGTACCAGGACTATCCCGCCCGAACTGGGCGGCGGCATGGAATAGACCTGGAGTCCCCTGTAGGTCCCGACAATCGGGTCCCGCTCCCTGACCTGATAGTTTGAAAGGTCTTCCGCCGTGAGGTTCCCTCCCACCCTTCTCAAGGAGCGAACGATCTTTTCGGCAACAACCCCCTGATAGAAACCGGCACGACCCTCCCTGACGATCCGTCTCAAGGTTTCTGCGAGATCTTTTTGAACGATCCTTTCCCCTGCCTGTGGGACAGTTCCGTCGGGCTTGAGAAAAACGGACCGGCTTGAGGGGAACCGACCCAACTTCTCTCTCTCCTTTTCTATCGCCTTTGAGAGGGCCGGTGTAACTTCAAACCCCTCGTCCGCCAGCCGGATCGCCGGTGCAAGGAGTTGTTCGAGCGTGAACCGTCCGCTTCCATGTTTCTCCTGAATCTGCAGGATCCCTGCGACAAACCCCGGCACGGCGACAGACAAGGCCCCCTCGGTAGAAAGCCTCGGATCGGCCTTCCCGTTCACAAGAAACATATCGCGGTGAGCCGCCCCGGGGGCCATTTCCCGAAAATCGAAGGTTCGGGCCTTCTTGTCCGGATCCATCCTGATGACGGCAAACCCTCCGCCCCCCAGCCCCGCATGATGCGGCACGACGACGGAGAGGGCAAAGGAGACCGCGGTCAGAGCATCGACGGCATTTCCCCCCTCTTTCAGTATGGCAAGACCGGCGCGCGTCGCCTCCGGATGCGCGGTCGCAACCATTCCATGAGATGCCCTCGACTGAAAGCTGTCAAAGGACCTCCCCGATTGAACCGGCTGGATCAGTGTGACAGCAGGGTCTTTCCGGATGATCTTCGAACAGGCGACGATAGGGACAACTGCAAGAACCCCAACTCCAAGAAGCGCGAGCCTCAAACTTTCCTCCTTATTACTTCGGTGAAAGCATCGACTTCGGATCGAGAAGCCTGTCGATCTGCTCTTCGGCCACGAGTTTTTCCTTAAGCAAGATCTCTCGGACCGAACGATTTTCTTTGAAGGCCTTTTTGGCGACCGCCGCTGCCTTATCATAACCGATGACCGGATTCAGGTTCGTGACAAGCATCAGGCTTTTTTCGAGGAGCTCCTGACACCGTTCCTTATTGACCTGAATTCCCTGCACACATTTCTCCGCAAGCATGATCGAGGCGGTGGTCAAGAGTTTAATCGACTCGAAGAGATTTCCGGCGATCACCGGCATCATGACATTGAGTTCAAAATTTCCATGCTGTCCACCGATCTGCACCGCGAGGTCATTTCCCTGAACCTGCGCCGCCACCTGCATCACTGATTCCGGAATGACCGGATTTATTTTCCCCGGCATAATCGACGAACCGGGTTGGAGTTCCGGCAGTAGAATTTCCCCTATTCCACACCGCGGCCCCGAAGAGAGCCAACGGATATCGTTCGCGATCTTCATGAAGGAAACGGCGATCGTCTTCATCGCCCCACTCACAAAAACAGAGGCGTCCTTTGCCGCCTGGGCCTCGAAGTGATTCTTGGCTTCGTAAAACTTGAGCCCCGTTTTTTTGGAGAGAAGGACGCAAACCTTTTCGGCGAACTTCGG
It encodes:
- a CDS encoding DUF4438 domain-containing protein, which encodes MLRTNESQLVHFALQGSIIPPLCFGWEVTRRGEGKVFPSVGGITYNVRIGDSVFGFEADHIEPGVSCIGGGFNDKRTSNPNLSFNAFSCIGNEATILSGSAKGKKGTVTGHHGGVEHVLIDFPNNILEKLSYDDKILIRGVGQGLKLLDYAEITITGLDPRLLKKIPIKAKGKSLMVPVVACVPAELMGSGLGHNDSFKGDYDIQTSDPSVLKKYHLENLRFGDFVAIIDHESTFGWSYKKGAISIAVVVHGNSHLAGHGPGVQTILTSREGRIDPVLNKNANLGFYLKIGRFAKR
- the ggt gene encoding gamma-glutamyltransferase, which gives rise to MRLALLGVGVLAVVPIVACSKIIRKDPAVTLIQPVQSGRSFDSFQSRASHGMVATAHPEATRAGLAILKEGGNAVDALTAVSFALSVVVPHHAGLGGGGFAVIRMDPDKKARTFDFREMAPGAAHRDMFLVNGKADPRLSTEGALSVAVPGFVAGILQIQEKHGSGRFTLEQLLAPAIRLADEGFEVTPALSKAIEKEREKLGRFPSSRSVFLKPDGTVPQAGERIVQKDLAETLRRIVREGRAGFYQGVVAEKIVRSLRRVGGNLTAEDLSNYQVRERDPIVGTYRGLQVYSMPPPSSGGIVLVQMLNMLEGYDLASSGPQTDKTIHLMSEVERLAYADRALYLGDPDFFDVPVGHLTGKEYAALLRQKIGERAGDSEALKPKEWATQMGRGSTTHFSVVDQWGNAIATTLTINLAFGSGIVAEGTGIVLNDEMDDFSAQPGVPNEFGLVGAEANAVQPHKRPLSSMTPTLVLNRKGELVMSLGAAGGSRIITGVLQTIVNSVDYSMAPLNAVAAARVHHQWLPNEIFHEEGGIPEVFRGGLQGRGHKLTFKKELGRVQLVAKSEGQWVGIADPRDEGSAMGY
- a CDS encoding type II toxin-antitoxin system VapB family antitoxin; amino-acid sequence: MRTSVNVSDDLLHQVMRESRAKTITQAIREALMAYLDLRRRKRLVQSFGSFENWNPDIRKMRRSRDLG
- a CDS encoding thioesterase family protein; the protein is MNLLFRLIKVILLSFFRPRFGTLEMGTLNFIVWPHDLDPLFHMNNGRYLTIMDLGRFDIILRTGIGRLSLKNKWMPLVGYVSIQYKKPLRFFQRYQLQTRLIAWDEKWFYLEQRFVRKGQLFARGLVKGIFRSHQTTISPVTILSMLGHNHPSPRPPEELAPLAGS
- a CDS encoding PIN domain-containing protein, giving the protein MILVDSSVWIAAWRGHHPDLMNKLSVIVEAGEAVINPLIRTELLQGAKDKAHQKKLTGLLDPIPVDLITSEIWDAAPVYYLECREKGITLTTVDCLIATHSFAKKISLWSLDKVFNQLPKIRLFSA